A stretch of the Archangium violaceum genome encodes the following:
- a CDS encoding quinone-dependent dihydroorotate dehydrogenase produces the protein MYRLARALLFLLPAERAHRLGMTLLRWFGHLSGLCQSLRARTLSAVTYDASVKVAGLELAHPVALAAGLDKEAEAVDGLLALGFAAVEVGTLTPRPQPGNPTPRLFRIPEHRALINRMGFNNHGATNAAEHLRARTWHPAPVGVNIGKNKDTPLEKAVDDYVACVDTLAPLGDYVVVNASSPNTPGLRKLQEPEALTALLRAVKTRLDQVAPGKPLFLKIAPDLTPEAVDEVVDVARACGLAGLIATNTTIARPFEHAVAKEAGGLSGAPVREPANAVIRRAYARSGGELPIIGVGGVFTAEDVYEKLRAGASVVQVYTGFIYEGPGMVRRLLEGLGPLLARDGFRSVREAIGADHRGVPVTPVAVPERETVRPQA, from the coding sequence ATGTACCGCCTCGCCCGCGCCCTCCTCTTCCTCCTCCCCGCCGAGCGCGCCCACCGGCTGGGAATGACCCTGCTGCGGTGGTTCGGGCACCTGTCCGGGCTGTGCCAGAGCCTGCGCGCGCGGACGCTCTCCGCCGTCACCTATGACGCCTCGGTGAAGGTGGCGGGCCTGGAACTCGCGCACCCGGTGGCGCTGGCAGCGGGGCTCGACAAGGAGGCCGAGGCCGTGGATGGGCTGCTGGCGCTCGGCTTCGCCGCGGTGGAGGTGGGGACGCTCACCCCCAGGCCCCAGCCGGGCAACCCGACACCGCGCCTCTTCCGCATCCCCGAGCACCGCGCGCTCATCAACCGGATGGGCTTCAACAACCACGGCGCCACCAACGCCGCCGAGCACCTCCGGGCGCGCACGTGGCACCCCGCGCCGGTGGGGGTGAACATCGGCAAGAACAAGGACACGCCGCTGGAGAAGGCGGTGGACGACTACGTGGCGTGCGTGGACACGCTGGCCCCGCTCGGGGACTACGTGGTGGTCAACGCCAGCTCGCCCAACACCCCCGGCCTGCGCAAGCTGCAGGAGCCCGAGGCCCTCACCGCGCTGCTCCGGGCGGTGAAGACGCGCCTGGACCAGGTGGCGCCGGGCAAGCCCCTCTTCCTGAAGATCGCTCCGGATCTCACGCCCGAGGCGGTGGACGAGGTGGTGGACGTGGCGCGCGCCTGCGGGCTGGCCGGGCTCATCGCCACCAACACGACCATCGCCCGCCCCTTCGAGCACGCGGTGGCGAAGGAAGCCGGTGGCCTGTCCGGAGCGCCCGTACGCGAGCCGGCCAACGCCGTCATCCGCCGTGCCTATGCGCGCAGTGGAGGCGAACTGCCCATCATCGGCGTGGGTGGCGTCTTCACCGCCGAGGACGTGTACGAGAAGCTGCGAGCCGGGGCCTCGGTGGTGCAGGTGTACACGGGCTTCATCTACGAGGGGCCCGGAATGGTGCGACGGCTGCTGGAAGGACTGGGCCCGCTGCTAGCCCGGGACGGCTTCCGCTCGGTGCGCGAGGCCATCGGCGCGGACCACCGCGGCGTTCCCGTGACACCGGTCGCCGTGCCCGAGCGCGAAACCGTGCGCCCCCAGGCGTGA
- a CDS encoding DUF4097 family beta strand repeat-containing protein, whose translation MNFALLLVLAAAPAPQSWQFETDGTPKVSIANVNGSVRVEAANGRTVSVEATQEGSEAERARYPIEVEKDGDEVTVRLCCGSCGKTISNCRDPVPTHFVVKVPRDSSLEVSTVAAPVNVSGVAGEQELAVVSGNVSVKGSRGKLEVAAVNGSVELTPELLGDTEVSTVSGDVKLKLPRGAGATVDFSSVGGRFNGRGVSLGSTSQKFGNGEHDVNVSTVSGTLDVQSAE comes from the coding sequence GTGAATTTCGCCCTGCTCCTGGTCCTGGCCGCCGCTCCCGCTCCGCAGTCGTGGCAGTTCGAGACGGATGGCACGCCGAAGGTGAGTATCGCCAACGTCAACGGCTCCGTGCGGGTGGAAGCCGCGAACGGGAGGACGGTGTCGGTGGAGGCGACGCAGGAGGGCAGCGAGGCCGAGCGCGCCCGGTACCCCATCGAGGTGGAGAAGGATGGGGATGAGGTGACGGTGAGGCTGTGCTGTGGCTCCTGCGGGAAGACGATCTCCAACTGCCGTGATCCGGTGCCCACGCACTTCGTGGTGAAGGTTCCGCGTGACTCCTCGCTGGAGGTGTCCACGGTGGCGGCTCCGGTGAATGTGTCCGGCGTGGCGGGGGAGCAGGAGCTGGCGGTGGTGAGCGGCAACGTGTCGGTGAAGGGCTCACGGGGCAAGCTGGAGGTGGCCGCGGTGAACGGCTCCGTGGAGCTGACGCCCGAGTTGCTTGGGGACACCGAAGTGAGCACCGTGTCCGGCGACGTGAAGCTGAAGCTGCCGCGCGGTGCGGGAGCCACCGTGGACTTCTCCTCGGTGGGAGGCCGATTCAACGGGCGCGGCGTGAGCCTGGGCTCCACCAGTCAGAAGTTCGGCAACGGCGAGCATGACGTGAACGTGAGCACCGTGAGCGGCACGCTCGACGTCCAGTCCGCCGAGTGA
- a CDS encoding DUF6178 family protein, translating to MSNGKGNGSRGNGSDLQQALSTVRRQLASLPARRRLDALIESRDARALVRSLPAEDLYFTIMEVGLADSTELVQLASPEQFRTFVDLGGWKKDRVDLHEVLTWLRAARGDASGDFLQKLRKVDTEVLELIVREFTLIHDLEENPDVHVEGVTLETPEGRYLVEFKGVEGPELAALRSILNDLIADNPFEAVRFLEATRWEVPGEMEEAAYRFRTARLEDLGFPSLEEAARLFSRVDTGPAPAPATVAALVASKGQPDYLQAAFAALDDVERENLEAELRYLANASLVAEVEDPGDLDAIRRVGEMVRDYLLLGLEHLTGGDPSRAAQVVRDTETRRVFQVGFSLTLALKFRADRLMKQPFAQVEGTPLLFPEEAAAVEALRRKRPRRALKVPGAEAVPFRSRRELAASEEVLARAEAQVALLGALLGGSKERAHQVLARFGVEPATLGVDRLFAASVALALLEGKVDPRPVPSARGDELGTMLFEGSPEAPRLRPEVAGRAVAVLEPVVPESARPELRRLVEATLARLLEELAPSFLQEGKMSPIASVLLPMESGKP from the coding sequence GTGTCGAATGGCAAGGGAAACGGAAGCAGGGGCAATGGGAGTGATCTCCAGCAGGCGCTGAGCACCGTGCGCCGGCAGCTCGCGTCGCTGCCCGCCCGCAGGCGGCTGGATGCCCTCATCGAGTCGCGTGACGCCCGGGCGCTGGTACGCTCGCTGCCCGCGGAGGACCTGTACTTCACCATCATGGAGGTGGGGCTGGCGGACTCGACCGAGCTCGTGCAGCTCGCCTCGCCCGAGCAGTTCCGCACCTTCGTGGACCTGGGCGGGTGGAAGAAGGACCGGGTCGACCTGCACGAGGTGCTCACCTGGCTGCGCGCCGCGCGAGGAGACGCCTCCGGGGACTTCCTCCAGAAGCTGCGCAAGGTGGACACCGAGGTGCTCGAGCTCATCGTGCGCGAGTTCACCCTCATCCACGACCTGGAGGAGAACCCGGACGTCCACGTGGAGGGCGTGACGCTGGAGACGCCCGAGGGGCGCTACCTGGTGGAGTTCAAGGGCGTGGAGGGCCCGGAGTTGGCCGCGCTGCGCTCCATCCTCAACGATCTCATCGCGGACAACCCCTTCGAGGCGGTGCGCTTCCTCGAGGCCACGCGCTGGGAGGTACCGGGCGAGATGGAGGAGGCGGCCTACCGCTTCCGCACGGCGCGGCTGGAGGACCTGGGCTTCCCCTCCCTGGAGGAGGCGGCGCGCCTCTTCAGCCGGGTGGACACCGGACCCGCGCCCGCTCCGGCCACCGTCGCGGCGCTCGTGGCCTCGAAGGGGCAGCCGGACTACCTGCAGGCCGCCTTCGCGGCCCTGGATGACGTGGAGCGGGAGAACCTCGAGGCCGAGCTGCGCTACCTGGCCAACGCCTCGTTGGTGGCGGAGGTGGAGGACCCCGGGGACCTGGACGCCATCCGGCGTGTGGGCGAGATGGTGCGCGACTACCTGCTGTTGGGGTTGGAGCACCTGACGGGAGGAGACCCCTCGCGCGCCGCGCAGGTGGTGCGCGACACGGAGACCCGGCGCGTCTTCCAGGTGGGATTCTCCCTGACCCTGGCGCTCAAGTTCCGCGCGGACCGGCTGATGAAGCAGCCGTTCGCGCAGGTGGAGGGCACGCCCCTGCTCTTCCCGGAGGAGGCCGCCGCCGTCGAGGCGCTGCGTCGCAAGCGGCCGAGGCGTGCGTTGAAGGTGCCCGGAGCCGAGGCGGTGCCCTTCCGCTCGCGGCGCGAGCTGGCGGCCAGCGAGGAGGTGCTGGCTCGGGCGGAGGCGCAGGTGGCGCTGCTGGGCGCGCTGCTCGGTGGCTCGAAGGAGCGGGCCCATCAGGTGCTGGCGCGCTTCGGCGTGGAGCCGGCCACACTGGGCGTGGATCGCCTCTTCGCCGCCAGCGTGGCGCTGGCCCTGCTGGAGGGGAAGGTGGATCCGCGGCCGGTGCCCTCGGCGCGCGGGGACGAGCTGGGGACGATGCTCTTCGAGGGTTCTCCCGAGGCCCCGCGCTTGCGTCCGGAGGTGGCCGGGCGCGCGGTGGCGGTGCTGGAGCCGGTGGTGCCCGAGTCGGCCCGGCCCGAGCTGCGCCGCCTGGTGGAGGCGACGCTCGCCCGTCTGCTGGAGGAGCTTGCGCCCTCGTTCCTGCAGGAGGGCAAGATGAGTCCCATCGCTTCCGTTCTGCTGCCCATGGAAAGCGGAAAGCCGTAA
- a CDS encoding sensor histidine kinase, protein MEKPDRSFEEQRFSAFFHQALVGIAHTDLSGRFVLVNQRYCEIVGRTQEELLNLRMQDLTHPDDVGGNLELFQRTTQGGPPFIIEKRYLRPDGSIVWVNNSVSALMNAEGRAHLLMAITQDISERKRSETQLRFLSDASRLLSEWPEDAVRVLQGLTRLATASVATMCLAELVRPDGSPCHVAVAHRDSSQESLLQQVMKSPSSPGSPLHPVLQTGEARLDTHLAPEQLAALRALGAHSAMAVPLKARGRVLGILFFGTSEPGQRYAPDDLAMAQELAHRTVATLENARLFREAQEAIQLRDEFLSVASHELRTPLVSLSLQLELVHRVLNEESRRQVENRFFVVRRQLGRLSSLVNDLLDVSNISAGKLELELADVDLVQLTRDVLERMHVVFEQNGCAVTLHAPSEPLRGQWDAARLEQVLINLLGNATRYGQGRPIVVNIRADNDRAWLSVRDEGIGIAPEDLPRIFDRFERAVSRRHYGGLGLGLYITRQIVESLGGQVRVESEPGQGSLFEVFLPRTALR, encoded by the coding sequence GTGGAGAAGCCAGACAGGAGCTTCGAGGAACAGCGTTTCAGCGCCTTCTTCCATCAGGCGCTCGTGGGAATCGCCCACACGGATCTGAGCGGGCGCTTCGTGCTGGTGAACCAGCGCTACTGTGAAATCGTCGGCCGGACCCAGGAGGAACTGCTGAACCTGCGCATGCAGGACCTCACCCATCCGGATGACGTTGGGGGAAACCTCGAGCTGTTCCAACGGACCACCCAGGGGGGTCCGCCGTTCATCATCGAGAAGCGCTACCTGCGGCCCGACGGCTCCATCGTCTGGGTGAACAACTCCGTGTCGGCGCTCATGAACGCGGAGGGGAGAGCCCACCTCCTCATGGCCATCACGCAGGACATCTCCGAGCGCAAGCGCTCCGAGACACAGCTGCGCTTCCTGTCGGATGCGAGCCGGCTCCTCTCCGAGTGGCCCGAGGACGCGGTGCGGGTCCTCCAGGGCCTCACGCGGCTGGCCACCGCCTCCGTGGCGACGATGTGCCTGGCGGAGCTCGTGCGGCCGGACGGAAGCCCGTGCCACGTGGCGGTCGCCCACCGCGACTCCTCCCAGGAGTCCCTCCTCCAGCAGGTGATGAAGTCCCCCTCCTCTCCCGGCTCCCCGCTCCACCCGGTGCTCCAGACCGGGGAAGCCCGGTTGGACACACATCTCGCGCCAGAACAGCTGGCCGCCCTCCGCGCGCTCGGTGCGCACTCGGCCATGGCCGTGCCGCTGAAGGCACGAGGCCGGGTGCTGGGCATCCTCTTCTTCGGCACGAGCGAGCCGGGCCAGCGCTACGCCCCGGACGATCTGGCCATGGCCCAGGAGCTCGCGCACCGGACGGTGGCCACGCTGGAGAACGCCCGGCTCTTCCGGGAGGCGCAGGAGGCGATCCAACTGCGCGACGAGTTCCTCTCGGTCGCCTCGCACGAGCTGCGCACGCCCCTGGTGTCCCTCTCGCTGCAGCTCGAGCTCGTCCACCGGGTGTTGAACGAGGAGTCGCGCCGGCAGGTCGAGAACAGGTTCTTCGTCGTCCGGCGCCAGCTGGGCCGGCTCTCCTCGCTCGTGAACGACCTGCTCGACGTGAGCAACATCTCCGCCGGGAAGCTGGAGCTGGAGCTGGCGGACGTGGACCTCGTCCAACTGACGCGCGACGTCCTCGAGCGGATGCACGTCGTCTTCGAACAGAACGGGTGTGCGGTCACCCTGCACGCGCCCTCCGAGCCCCTCCGGGGACAATGGGACGCGGCGCGGCTCGAGCAGGTGCTCATCAACCTGCTCGGCAACGCGACCCGGTATGGGCAGGGCCGACCCATCGTCGTGAACATCCGCGCCGACAATGACCGGGCCTGGCTGAGCGTCCGTGACGAGGGGATCGGCATCGCGCCGGAGGATCTCCCTCGCATCTTCGACCGCTTCGAGCGTGCCGTGTCGCGGCGCCACTACGGGGGCCTGGGGCTCGGGCTCTACATCACCCGACAGATCGTCGAGTCCCTCGGAGGACAGGTGCGAGTGGAGAGCGAGCCGGGGCAAGGCTCTCTGTTCGAGGTGTTCCTGCCCCGCACCGCGCTACGCTAG
- a CDS encoding Smr/MutS family protein: MSDRGSPKKKSESFNNPFKAALADLKKKQAEPPKKPQAPPPPPKPSKSKRQEEDDMSLFLSAMDGVEQLTNRGEPPAPNPRLPEIIDENAEALAELAELVAGQGEFDVSDTDEYIQGAAPGIDARLLRSLRRGDFSVQGRLDLHGMTQAEAREAVNRFLSDSRRTGKRCVLIVHGRGLNSKDQIPVLKESLRGWLSQKSIGKTVLAFATARPQDGGTGAVYVLLRR, from the coding sequence ATGAGCGACCGCGGCTCCCCCAAGAAGAAGAGCGAGAGCTTCAACAATCCCTTCAAGGCAGCTCTCGCGGACCTCAAGAAGAAGCAGGCCGAGCCGCCCAAGAAGCCCCAGGCGCCTCCCCCGCCCCCCAAGCCCTCCAAATCCAAGCGCCAGGAGGAGGACGACATGTCCCTCTTCCTCTCCGCCATGGACGGCGTGGAGCAGCTCACCAACCGCGGCGAGCCACCCGCTCCCAACCCCCGTCTGCCGGAGATCATCGACGAGAACGCCGAGGCCCTCGCCGAGCTCGCCGAGCTCGTGGCCGGCCAGGGGGAATTCGATGTCTCCGACACCGATGAGTACATCCAGGGCGCCGCTCCTGGCATCGATGCCCGGCTGCTGCGCTCCCTGCGCCGCGGCGACTTCTCCGTCCAGGGCCGTCTGGATCTCCACGGCATGACCCAGGCCGAGGCCAGGGAGGCCGTGAACCGGTTCCTCTCCGACAGCCGCCGCACCGGCAAGCGCTGCGTGCTCATCGTCCACGGGCGGGGGCTCAACTCCAAGGACCAGATCCCCGTCCTCAAGGAGAGCCTCCGGGGATGGCTGAGCCAGAAGAGCATCGGCAAGACGGTGCTGGCGTTCGCTACCGCACGTCCCCAGGACGGGGGCACGGGCGCCGTCTACGTGCTGCTGCGCCGGTAG
- a CDS encoding adenosine deaminase, with the protein MARDLIDLHIHVGSSVAPHVLWSLAHQQGFKLPVKSYFDFVELITSRPGKVGSLEDYLKILHTWTEKIQSSPMAVERSVYEIIGKEYRGSRVTQIELRFNPMKRNLNSELDLDHIIHAALRGMDRAMLEYGVRAGLIFCLAREFDHRLNSILVDKAIKYRGRGVYGIDLAGTETHALELEPAVVSQYEELFARARQAGLKCTVHTGETKGTGAEGVMAVVEKLKPHRIGHGIRAAYDESAMKLLRERDVVLELCPTSNLHTRAVEGLDELKHIMRTFWDRGVKFTLNTDGTYLLETDMLREVELVEKNGLLSPEQVDQTLAWARQYSFIPT; encoded by the coding sequence ATGGCACGCGATCTCATCGATCTGCACATCCACGTGGGTAGCTCCGTGGCCCCTCACGTCCTCTGGTCCCTCGCGCACCAGCAGGGCTTCAAGCTCCCGGTCAAGAGCTACTTCGACTTCGTCGAGCTCATCACCTCGCGTCCCGGCAAGGTGGGCAGCCTCGAGGACTACCTGAAGATCCTCCACACCTGGACGGAGAAGATTCAAAGCTCGCCCATGGCCGTCGAGCGCTCCGTGTACGAGATCATCGGCAAGGAGTACCGCGGCAGCCGCGTCACGCAGATCGAGCTGCGCTTCAACCCCATGAAGCGCAACCTCAACTCGGAGCTGGATCTGGATCACATCATCCACGCGGCGCTGCGTGGCATGGACCGGGCCATGCTCGAGTACGGCGTGAGGGCGGGGCTCATCTTCTGTCTGGCCCGCGAGTTCGACCACCGGCTCAACAGCATCCTCGTGGACAAGGCCATCAAGTACCGCGGCCGAGGTGTCTACGGCATCGACCTGGCCGGCACGGAGACACACGCGCTGGAGCTCGAGCCCGCCGTGGTGTCGCAGTACGAGGAGCTCTTCGCCCGCGCCCGCCAGGCGGGCCTCAAGTGCACCGTGCACACCGGGGAGACGAAGGGCACCGGCGCCGAGGGAGTCATGGCCGTGGTGGAGAAGCTCAAGCCCCACCGTATCGGCCACGGCATCCGCGCCGCCTATGACGAGTCGGCCATGAAGCTGCTGCGCGAGCGCGACGTGGTGCTCGAGCTGTGCCCCACCTCCAACCTCCACACCCGCGCCGTGGAGGGGCTCGACGAGCTCAAGCACATCATGCGCACCTTCTGGGACCGGGGCGTGAAGTTCACGCTCAACACCGATGGCACCTACCTCCTGGAGACGGACATGCTCCGGGAGGTGGAGCTCGTCGAGAAGAACGGCCTGCTCTCCCCCGAGCAGGTGGACCAGACGCTCGCCTGGGCGCGCCAGTACTCCTTCATCCCCACGTGA
- a CDS encoding O-antigen ligase family protein yields the protein MGLGDNSERRDVVAFYALTAFAALIYMLPQAWIPALAPLRLALLTSGLAAGLMALRRMGRAEPLFFDGVRGVALLCFSGLALASVTWSVNPEVSRFTAIELLKLTAIYLTLVNVVTTPRRLAVVCGAMVLASMVTSYGVIQTYLTGTPETLVEGYRAHWVEVYADPNRSAMNLALVVPLAVAFLARKESGWLWRAACALAVVLAVVAIVTTYSRGGFIGLSVAMALWAMREQRKLRSVLLGVALALGLAVFAPKSFWARNETVATFHEDASAMGRVYAWQVTSRISLDKPLLGVGAGSFRYAWHLYAPPQATRAYVAHNIFLDVIGELGWVGLLFFLVFAGGATGGAFEASRNPRVGWLARGLAASMAGYLICDLFSGYILSSHLYVLFGLAACAQRIARAQEVEESANVPEVKGRLVAGLEGSNNAA from the coding sequence ATGGGGTTGGGCGACAATTCGGAACGCCGGGATGTGGTGGCGTTCTATGCGCTGACCGCCTTCGCGGCGCTGATCTACATGCTGCCGCAGGCGTGGATACCCGCGCTGGCGCCATTGCGTCTGGCGCTGCTGACGTCGGGTCTGGCCGCGGGGCTGATGGCGCTGCGGCGGATGGGTCGCGCGGAGCCGCTCTTCTTCGACGGTGTGAGAGGAGTGGCGCTGCTGTGCTTCTCGGGGTTGGCGTTGGCCTCGGTGACCTGGTCGGTGAACCCGGAGGTGTCGCGCTTCACGGCCATCGAGCTGCTGAAGCTGACCGCCATCTACCTGACGCTGGTGAACGTGGTCACCACGCCCAGGAGATTGGCGGTGGTGTGCGGGGCCATGGTGTTGGCCTCGATGGTGACGTCCTATGGCGTCATCCAGACGTATTTGACGGGCACGCCCGAGACGCTGGTGGAAGGGTACCGCGCGCACTGGGTGGAGGTGTACGCGGACCCGAACCGCTCGGCCATGAACCTGGCGCTGGTGGTGCCGCTGGCGGTGGCCTTCCTGGCGCGCAAGGAGAGCGGCTGGCTGTGGCGCGCGGCGTGCGCCCTGGCGGTGGTGCTGGCGGTGGTGGCCATCGTCACCACCTACTCGCGCGGTGGCTTCATCGGCCTGTCGGTGGCCATGGCCCTCTGGGCGATGCGTGAGCAGAGGAAGCTGCGCTCGGTGCTGCTGGGCGTGGCGCTCGCGCTGGGGCTGGCGGTGTTCGCGCCGAAGAGCTTCTGGGCGCGCAACGAGACGGTGGCCACCTTCCACGAGGACGCCTCGGCCATGGGCCGTGTGTACGCGTGGCAGGTGACGTCGCGCATCAGCCTGGACAAGCCGTTGCTGGGCGTGGGGGCGGGTTCCTTCCGCTACGCCTGGCACCTGTACGCGCCGCCCCAGGCGACGCGCGCGTACGTGGCACACAACATCTTCCTGGACGTCATCGGGGAGCTGGGCTGGGTGGGCCTGCTCTTCTTCCTGGTGTTCGCCGGAGGCGCGACGGGAGGGGCCTTCGAGGCCTCGCGCAACCCGCGGGTGGGGTGGTTGGCGCGAGGACTGGCGGCATCCATGGCGGGTTATCTCATCTGTGACTTGTTCTCCGGCTACATCCTGTCCTCGCACCTGTACGTGCTGTTCGGTCTGGCGGCGTGCGCGCAACGCATCGCCCGGGCGCAGGAGGTGGAGGAGTCGGCGAACGTTCCCGAAGTGAAGGGTCGACTGGTGGCGGGCCTGGAGGGGTCCAACAATGCGGCGTGA
- a CDS encoding glycosyltransferase produces MRREEARMAEEPLRLVQFTKSFHIGGTEVQVVELLRGLPSSYRVQVAVLQDAGPLMDSVSRLGFVPEVFPLNGSLARLNSARQVVRLAQWLRRERVELVHAHDFYSTMLVVPAAKLAGTKVIVGRLDLAHWHGKARRALLQGLTRMADHVVANAEAIRRMLVREEGLPADHVSVVPNGLDLARFNARMREGLKAPLPDTRGAPVVVHVANMNHPVKRQEDLLRALAMVRLKGHVLHAFLVGDGPRRLELERMAGSLGLTDTVHFLGHRSDVPAIYARADFGVLCSTAEGMSNAVMEGMAAGLPMVVTSVGGNPELVADGERGLVVPPLRPEAMCEAFRKLLADRELGQRMGTEARAFVERELSLERMVRRHDALYRRVARGG; encoded by the coding sequence ATGCGGCGTGAGGAGGCACGGATGGCGGAGGAGCCTCTCCGCCTGGTGCAGTTCACCAAGTCTTTCCACATTGGCGGCACCGAGGTGCAGGTGGTGGAGTTGCTGAGGGGCCTGCCGTCCAGCTACCGCGTGCAGGTGGCGGTGCTACAGGACGCGGGGCCGCTGATGGACTCGGTGTCCCGGCTCGGTTTCGTACCGGAGGTGTTTCCGTTGAATGGGTCGCTGGCGCGGCTCAACTCGGCGCGGCAGGTGGTGCGGCTCGCGCAGTGGCTGCGGCGCGAGCGGGTGGAGTTGGTGCACGCGCACGACTTCTACTCGACGATGCTGGTGGTGCCGGCGGCGAAGCTGGCGGGGACGAAGGTGATCGTCGGGCGGTTGGATCTGGCCCACTGGCACGGCAAGGCGCGGCGGGCGCTGCTCCAGGGTCTCACCCGGATGGCGGACCACGTGGTGGCCAACGCGGAGGCCATCCGCCGGATGCTGGTGCGGGAGGAGGGGCTCCCGGCGGATCACGTGTCCGTCGTCCCCAACGGCCTGGACCTGGCGCGCTTCAACGCGCGGATGCGGGAGGGGCTGAAGGCCCCGCTGCCGGACACGCGAGGCGCGCCGGTGGTGGTGCACGTGGCGAACATGAACCACCCGGTGAAGCGGCAGGAGGATCTGCTGCGGGCCCTGGCGATGGTGCGCCTCAAGGGGCACGTGCTGCACGCCTTCCTGGTGGGGGATGGCCCGCGCAGGCTGGAGCTGGAGCGGATGGCGGGCTCGCTCGGGCTGACGGACACCGTCCACTTCCTGGGGCACCGCTCGGACGTCCCCGCCATCTACGCGCGGGCGGATTTCGGAGTGCTGTGCTCCACCGCGGAGGGCATGTCCAACGCGGTGATGGAGGGCATGGCCGCGGGGTTGCCCATGGTGGTGACGTCGGTGGGTGGCAACCCGGAGCTGGTGGCGGATGGGGAGCGGGGCCTGGTGGTGCCGCCCCTGCGGCCCGAGGCCATGTGCGAGGCCTTCCGCAAGTTGTTGGCGGATCGCGAGCTGGGCCAGCGCATGGGGACGGAGGCGCGCGCCTTCGTGGAGCGCGAGCTGTCCCTGGAGCGGATGGTGCGCCGGCACGACGCGCTGTACCGGCGGGTGGCGCGAGGCGGGTGA
- a CDS encoding cytochrome c family protein encodes MLVLALSGSAPAADFLGPESCKGCHPAAYEAWMQSKHARAGDSLSEAQSKDARCLSCHSPDQASQGVSHVTCETCHGGGQYYSPAYVMKDAELARLVGLVDPSEKQCRNCHDASSPSLKPFNFVESLKAIDHWSAERTGRSARAGSASPEPAKKK; translated from the coding sequence GTGCTCGTCCTCGCCCTCTCCGGCTCGGCCCCTGCCGCTGACTTCCTCGGCCCGGAGAGCTGCAAGGGCTGCCACCCGGCGGCCTATGAGGCCTGGATGCAGTCCAAGCATGCCCGGGCCGGTGACTCGCTCTCCGAGGCACAGAGCAAGGACGCGCGGTGTCTCTCCTGCCACTCGCCCGACCAGGCCTCGCAGGGGGTCTCCCACGTCACGTGCGAGACCTGCCATGGCGGCGGTCAGTACTACTCGCCCGCCTATGTCATGAAGGACGCCGAGCTGGCCCGCCTGGTGGGCCTGGTGGACCCCTCGGAGAAGCAGTGCCGCAACTGCCACGACGCCTCGTCCCCGTCGCTCAAGCCCTTCAACTTCGTCGAGTCGCTCAAGGCCATCGACCACTGGTCCGCCGAGCGCACCGGTAGGTCGGCGCGCGCCGGGAGTGCCTCGCCCGAGCCCGCCAAGAAGAAATAA
- the yihA gene encoding ribosome biogenesis GTP-binding protein YihA/YsxC yields MIKILDARFITTAVEPKGYPTSLAPEVAFVGRSNVGKSSMINALTGRKKLVRVSNTPGRTRALNFFDVDVEREGKRYLVRFADLPGYGFAKVSKTERAEWQKMITTYLEKRRDLKVVVSIIDAEVGPTSDDFQTLDYLQEAKRPILVVATKIDRLPKARRKPRLNDLAEQLALPREAVLAFSATDKLGLDEVWDALLNTVK; encoded by the coding sequence GTGATCAAGATCCTCGACGCCCGCTTCATCACCACGGCGGTGGAGCCCAAGGGCTACCCCACGAGCCTCGCGCCCGAGGTGGCCTTCGTGGGCCGCTCCAACGTGGGCAAGTCCTCCATGATCAACGCGCTGACCGGCCGCAAGAAGCTGGTGCGCGTGTCCAACACCCCCGGCCGCACCCGCGCGCTCAACTTCTTCGACGTGGACGTGGAGCGGGAGGGCAAGCGCTACCTCGTGCGCTTCGCGGACCTGCCCGGCTACGGCTTCGCCAAGGTGAGCAAGACGGAGCGCGCCGAGTGGCAGAAGATGATTACCACCTACCTGGAGAAGCGCCGGGACCTGAAGGTGGTGGTGAGCATCATCGACGCCGAGGTGGGGCCCACCTCCGACGACTTCCAGACGCTCGACTACCTGCAGGAGGCCAAACGGCCCATCCTGGTGGTGGCCACGAAGATCGACCGGCTTCCCAAGGCGCGCCGCAAGCCCCGCCTGAACGACCTGGCCGAGCAGCTCGCCCTGCCTCGGGAGGCCGTGCTGGCCTTCTCGGCCACGGACAAGCTGGGCCTGGACGAGGTCTGGGACGCGCTGCTGAACACCGTGAAGTGA